The following is a genomic window from Streptomyces lincolnensis.
GCGCTCTGTGAGGGAGGCCGCCCGCTAGTCACGGGACCGGGGTCGCCACCCAGTCGGGGTGGTTCGGCATGGGTGGTGTCGTGGGGCCGTACAGCCAGGGGCGGAGGAAGGATGCCAGATCCTGGCCCGACACCGCGGACGCCAGGTCCATGAAGTCCTGGGTGCTCGCGGTTCTCCCGCGGTACTTCGTGACCCAGGCCCGGTCGATCTTCCGGAAGGTCTCGTCGCCGACCTTCTCGCGCAGCGCGTAGAGCACGAGGGCCGAGCCGTCGTAGCGCATCCGTTTGAACAGGTTGGGTTCGGTGGGCTCGGCCGGGGCACCGAAGTCGCGGCGCCACAGGTTGTGGTTCGTGTACGCGGTCTTCATGGCCGCCTCGAAACTGTCGCCGCCGTGCTCCTCGGAGTACAGGCGCTCGTAGAAGCGGGCGTGGCCCTCGCTGAGCCACAGGTCCGACCAGGTGCGCAGGGCCACGCTGTCGCCGAACCACTGGTGGACCAGCTCGTGGACGAGGGTGCGCTCGGCGTCCACCCTGGTACCGAGCAGGTCGGCCTTGGGGACCAGTGAGAGGGTCTGTGTCTCCAGCGCGACCCCGAGGTCGGTGTCCCCGACCAGCACGCCGTATCGCTTGAACGGATAGGCGCCGAGGCGCTGTTCGAGCCAGCGGAGGTGCTGCGGGGTGAGGTCGAGGTACTCGTCGGTCCGGTCGACGAGCTCGTCGGGTACGAAGTCGCGCAGCGGCACGCCGTTGGTCGTCGGCCGGTCGACGGCGGTGAGTCTGCCGACGGCCATCTGCACCAGCTGGGTGGAGACGGGCTGTTCGGAGTCGTACGTCCAGCGCTCCCGGCCGCCGGTGAGCGGTTCACGCGAGACGAGCCTGCCGTTCGCCACCGCGGTCAGTCCCGTGGGTGCGGTGACACGGAAGGTGACGGGCGCGCGCTGACTCGGGTGGTCGTTCGCCGGGAAGACCATCTTCGCGCCGTTGGGCTGCGGGTACAGCACGGTGCCGCTGGGCGTGGGGATCCAGCCGTAGTCCTCGATGGCGTCGTCACGGTGGCGGATCTGGGTGGGGTCGGCGGTGTAGGTGACCGTGACGGTGAAGGTGCTCTTGCGGGGCAGCGGCAGCCAGGGTGTGACGATCAGTTCGTCGCCCTCGCGCACCGCTTCGGCGGGGGTGCCGTCGATGGTGACCTCGTGCAGGGTGTTGCCCGCGAAGTCCAGGTTGAACCGGGACAACTCCGTGGTGGCGGTGGCCCGGATGGTGGCCTTCGCCCTGAACGGTGTCTTCGGTGCCTGCCAGTCGAAGTCGAGGAGGTAGCGGTCCACGGTGTAGCCGCCGTTGCCGTCGAGGGGGAAGAGCGGGTCGCCGAGCCCGGGGGCACCGGGGACGGGGACCGAGTCGCGGCTCGTGGCCGGGGCGGCGCCGGCGGCGGGTGCGGTGAGGGCGGCGGTCATGGCGATAGCGGCGGCGAGGGTCAGTCTCAGGCCACGACGGGGTCGGGTGTCCGGGCTCATCAAGAACCTTCCGGCTGAAGGACGAAGGCGCCCCACGGGAGAGTCCGGCGGGGCGCCTCGGGGGCTGACGTGACAGGACCCCTAGTTGGGTTCCCAGTTGCCGTCGGTGGTCAGGGCCCCAGGGGTGGAGGACACCTGGAAGCCGTCCGGAGCCGTCTGGGCGCAGCCGCCGGGGCACTGCGGGGTGGCTGTGCCGGGGTCCCTCAGGGAGGAGACCTGGAAGCCGTCCGGGATGGTCTGGACGCAGCCGCCGCTGCACTGCGGGGTGAGTTCGCCCGCCTGGGCGACGGCGACCGGGCCGGTGAGGAGCAGCGCGGCGACGCTGCCCACGGTCAGCAGTCCTGCGGTCCGGCGAGGAGTCCACTTCATGGCGTTTCCCTTCTGTTCCCGTGGTCGGAACTCTGCACGGCGGGGCCGGACGCCATCAATGACCCATTGCTCATACGGCGATTAGCCATCCTCATGGGACCCCTCTGCCAGGGGCCGCGGCTGCCGGCCGCCGACCGCGTCCGTCAGTTCCGGACCGGGTCGCGCAGCTTGCCGAGGAAGGCGTTGAGGTTGTCCGTCGTGCGGGAGATCTGCTCCTCCAAGGTCAGGCTCTCCTCGAAGCGGGACCCGGAGTCCGGGATCTTCCGGCCGCGGAGATAGAGGGAGCAGGCGAGGTCGGTGCACATGTACAGGCCCACCGAGTTGCCCTCGCGGCCGGCCGTCCCCGCCTTGCGGGCGGTCATCAGGGAGACACCACCGCCGCGGTGGGTGGTCAGACAGAGCGAGCACATGCTGCGGTGCAGGAAGCCGCGCTGCGAGGACGGGAAGCGCATGGTGACGCCGAGGAGTTTCCCGTCCCGCTCGGCCACCAGATAGCTGCGGTCGGGCGCTCCGGGATCTCGCCAGCCGAGGAAGTCCAGGTCGTCCCAGGGGCGTTCGGCGAGATCCCTGGGAACGGCCAGGCGCTTGGCCTCCCCTTTGGAGCAGTTGATAAAAGAGGTGCGGATGTCCTGCTCGGTGAGTGATCTCATGGGGGAGCCTCCTGGGGGTCGATTCTCTGAAACCTAGGAGCCCTAGGTTCATGGCTAGGGTAGGCAGGCGCAGTGAGGGGGAGCCAGTGGATTTCCGGGATGTCGGTTCGGTGAGGGCGCGGCTCGCGCTGCGCCATGTTGCGGGTGTCTCCTCGGGGCCGGCCCTCGCCGGTGACCTGCGCATCACGCTCAACTTCCACCCGGACCGGCTGGTGCGCGGCCTGTCCGTCCTGGACGCGCTGGCCCAGGACGGCGCCTACCACTCGCAGTTCGTCACCGGTACCAGCAACGGCGGGCTCACCGCCCATCCCGGCGGCGACCGCTGGCGCTGGGAGAGCCGGATCTTCGGCGGCGCCTACGACGACGCGGACCCCCATGAGCGGCCCGTGTACGGCGCGTTGAACTTCCGCGGCCAGGTCGTCGGCGCCGCTCCTCGGTTCGGTTCCTCGCACTTCCGGCTGACCGGTGCCGCGTCGGCCCGGGCCACCTTCTGCTACCCCGACAGCGCCGCCGAGCCGGTCGACTTCGGCGTCGCCGCCGGGATGTCCCTGATCGCACTGGCCGAGGGGGACGAGCAGGACGCCCTCAACGACTACATCGAGGCCCAGGTGCACGCCGGTGTCGTCCTCGCCCGGGACGTGGAGGCGCTCGTCCTGGACGCCTGCTACCGCGGTACGTCCGTGGAGGCGGCCGCGCGTCGGCTGCCCTGCCCGGTGGAGTGGCACCCCGGCTACCGCCTCACGGTCGCCGAGCTGTACCGCCACGCCGACTACCGCGGGCCGGAGTACGCCGACCTGGGCGCCCGCATCGCCGAGGACGGCCGGATCGACCCACGGATCATCGGCGACGCGGCCCGCACGGGGCGCCACGAACTCCAGGACCTGAAGATGGTGTGGCACACCCTGGCCCGCTTCGGCGCGCCGGAGGGAGCGGGGACGGCCCTGCGGCAGAGCGCCGTCTACTCCTCGGTCGTAGAGGCCGGTGTCACTGAGGCCGGTGTCGCCGAGGCCGGTGTCGGCGGCCACACCCCGGAGGTCAGCACCCCCAGCGCGTAGGCGCGCGCGACCAGTTCCGTACGGTTCGCCGCGCCCCAGCGCGCGGACAGGCGCCGCAGGTGGTAGGTGACGCCGTCCGTGGTGAGCCCGGTCTCGCGGGCGGCCCGTGCGGTGGTGGCGCCGCCGGCGAGCAGGGCCAGGATGCGGGCCTCGACCGGCGCGACCCGCACGGGTGCCGCCTCCCGTGCGTGCGGCTCGCGCTCGCCCAGGACCCGCAGCATCACCAGCAGCGCGGGCGTCTCCTCGACCGTGTCGCTCACCGGGTCCGCCGTCAGCTCCCCGTACTTCCGCGTACCGCCGGGCCCCTCCCAGGTCACCGACACCTGGTAGCGGGACCGGTGCCGCAGCCGCAGCGCCTGGGCGATCCGCTCCACCTGACCTGCCTCCCGCGGGCGGAACAGGTCCAGCACCTCACGCCCGCGCAGCCGCCCCGGCGCGGTCCCGCACTCCGCGGCCATCGCCGGATTGGCCAGCAGGACAGCGCCGTACACATCGCAGACCGCGACCGGCACCGAGACCCGGTCGAAGATCAGGAAGGCGCGGTTGCGCCACATCACGGCTTCCGGGTGGGGCGAGTCCACAAGCACCTCCAGTCGCTCGACGCAAGGCCGACGCATGTACGTGCACTACACAATCATGTAGGTCCGGGGCGCGGGCGGCCGGGTGGCGTGGACCACCCTTGATCTCAGTACTCCCGTACCGCGAAAGGCAGTTGTCGCGCCATGCCCCCCACCGCGCAGACCACCCCGGATCTCCCCGACGTCCCGGTCGTCGACATCTCCGACACCGGCCCCGGGTGCACGCCCCTCCAGCAGGTCATGGGGCTGATGCGCGAGCACGGCCCGCTGCTGGTGCGCAGGCTGCACGGGCGGGACGTCACCTTCGTCGCGGACCTGGACCTCGTCACCGAGCTGGCCGACGAGACCCGGTTCGCCAAGGCGGTCGGCCCCGCGCTGGAGAACGTCCGGGAGTTCGCCGCCGACGGGCTGTTCACCGCCTACAGCGAGGAACCGAACTGGGCCAGGGCCCATGACATCCTGATGCCCGCCTTCGCGCTGGGCTCGATGCGGACCTACCACCCGGTGATGCTGGAGGTGGCGCGTCGGCTGATCGGCTCCTGGGACCGGGCCGCCTTTGCCGGACGGCCGGTGAACGTCCCGGACGACATGACCCGGATGACGCTCGACACCATCGGCCTCGCCGGATTCGGCTACGACTTCGGCTCCTTCGACCGGGACGAGCCGCACCCCTTCGTGGAGTCGATGGTGCGCTGCCTGGAGTGGGCCATGACCCGCCTGGCCCGCACCCCCGGCAGCGACCACACGGCGGCCGACGAGGCGTTCCGCACGGACGCCGCCCACCTCGCGCAGGTCGTCGACGACGTGATCAACGCCCGTCTGGCCTCCGGCGAGAGTGGCGGCGACGACCTCCTCGGCCTCATGCTCACCGCCACGCATCCGGCCGACGGCACCACCCTGGACACCACCAACATCCGCAACCAGGTGATCACCTTCCTGATCGCCGGTCACGAGACGACCTCCGGCGCGATGTCGTTCGCGATGTACTACCTGGCCAAGCACCCGGCCGTGCTCCAGCTCGTACGGCGCGAGGTGGACGAACTGTGGGGCGACACCGCCGACCCGGAGCCGACCTTCGACGAGGTCGGCCGGCTCACCTACACCCGGCAGGTCCTCAACGAGGCGCTCAGGCTCTGGCCGACCGCCGCCGCGTTCAGCCGTCAGGCCCGCGAGGACACCCTGCTCGGCGGCCGGATCCCGCTGCGCGCCGGACAGGCGCTCACCGTCGTCGCGCCGATGCTCCACCGGCAGCCCGTCTGGGGCGACAACCCCGAGCTGTTCGACCCCTCCCGCTTCACGCCCGAGGCCGAGGCGGCCCGCTCCCCGCACGCCTTCAAGCCCTTCGGCACCGGTGAACGCGCCTGCATCGGGCGGCAGTTCGCCCTGCACGAGGCGACCATGCTGCTCGCCCTCCTGGTCCACCGCTACCGGCTGCACGACCACGCCGACTACCGCCTCACCGTCAAGGAGGCGCTCACCCTCAAGCCCGACGGCTTCACCCTCACCCTGACCCCGCGCACCGGCGCCGACCGCGCCCACCCGCCCCTGCCGGGCGCCGCGCCGCTGACCGAGGCCGCCGCGGTCTCCGACGCCGCCCTCCCCGCCCGGGTCCGCCGGGGCACCCGCGCCCTCTTCCTGCACGGCAGCAACTACGGCACCTGCCGCGACTTCGCCGCCCGGCTCGCCGACGAGGCAGCCGCCGTGGGCTGCGAGACCGAGGTCGCCCCGCTGGACGCCTACGCGGGCGGCCTGCCCACCGACCGCACGGTCGTGATCACCGCCGCCTCCTACAACGGCCAACCCACCGACGACGCCCGGCAGTTCGCGACCTGGCTGGACGAGGCCACCGACGCCGGCGGCGTCCACTACGCCGTCCTCGGCGTCGGCGACCGCAACTGGGCCGCCACCTACCAGCACGTCCCGACCCGCATCGACGAGCGCCTCGCCGAACTGGGCGCCACCCGCCTGCTGGACCGTGCCGCCGGCGACGCCTCCGGCGACCTCACCGGTACCGTCCGCGCCTTCACCGCCGACCTGCGCACCGCGCTGCTCACGGCCCACGGCGACCCGGACGCCGTCGCCCCGGCGCCCGAACCGGAGACCGCCTACGAGGTCCGGACCCTGACCTCGGGCCCGCTGGACGCCCTCGCCGAGCGGCATGACCTGGTCCCGATGACCGTCACCGAGGCCTACGGCCTCACCGCCCCCGGCCACCCCCGCCTCAAGCGGTTCGTACGGCTCGCCCTGCCGGCCGGCACCACCTACCGCACCGCCGACCACGTCACCGTGCTCCCGGTCAACGACAAGGCACTCGTCGAGCGGGCCGCCGCGGCCCTCGGCGTCGACCTGGACTCCGTCCTGGACATCAGGGCCACCCGCCCGCGCAGCGACGGCCTCGCCGTGGACCGGCCCTTGACGGTACGTCAACTGCTCGCACACCACGTCGAGTTGCTCCGGCGCCCGAGTGCCGGGCAGCGGTCCGCGCTGGCCACCGCCAACCCCTGCCCGCCCGAGCGCGCCCAGTTGGCCGCCCTCGGCGACGACGACCCGCGCACACTGGTGGAGCTCTTCGAGGCCTACCCGGCCCTGCGCGGCGCCCTCGACTGGCCGGCGCTGCTCGACCTCCTCACGCCCCTGCGCCCGCGCCACTACTCGGTGTCCTCGTCGCCGGCCACCGACCCCGGGCACGTCGACCTGATGGTCTCCCTGCTGGAGGCGCCCGCCCGCTCCGGCAACGGCACCTACCGCGGCGTCGGCTCCGGCCACCTCGCCGGCGTCCAGCCCGGGGACACCGTCCTGGCCCGCGTCCAGCCCTGCCGGGACGCCTTCCGGGTCGACCACTCCCGGCCGGTCGTCATGATCGCCGCCGGTACCGGCCTGGCGCCCTTCCGCGGAGCCGTCGCCGACCGGGTCGCCGCGCTGGCCCGGGGGGAACAACTGCCGCCCGCCCTCTGCTACTTCGGCTGCGACGCCCCGGAGGCCGACTTCCTGCACGCCGAGGAACTGCGCGCCGCGCAGACCGCCGGGGCCGTCCGCCTGCGCCCCGCCTTCAGCGCCGTACCGGAGGGCGAGGTGCGGTTCGTGCAGCACCGCGTCGCCGCCGAGGCCGACGAGGTGGCTGAGCTGCTGGACGCGGGCGCCCGGGTGTACGTCTGCGGCGACGGTTCGCGGATGGCCCCCGGGGTGCGGGAGGCGTTCCGTACGCTGTACCGGGAACGCACGCCGGGTGCCGACGAGGCCGCCGCCGAGCGCTGGCTCGACGGGCTGGTGCGGGACGGCCGCTACGTCGAGGACGTGTACGCGGCCGGCTGACGACCGGTACGCGGGCGACCGACGCGGCAGGACGCGGCAGGACGCGGCAGGACGAAGAGGAGAGTGGACGAGCGATGGACTCCTGGGAACGTGCCCGGCTCGTACTGGACGGCGCACATCTGTCCGCGGACCGCCTCGCCCACCTCCGCCCGCTGACCGGCGGCACCTACAACACGGTGGAGGAACTCCTCCTCACCGACGGCAGCCGCTACGTCCTGAAGGTCGCCCCCGACCCCTCCGTCCCCGGGATGAGGCACGAGAAGCGGCTCCTGGTCGCCGAAGCGGAGTTCTACCGCGCGGCCGCCGAGGCCGGCGTCCCGGCACCGCGCACCCTCGCCCTCGGCGAGGAGCCCGCCGTGGCGCATCTGCTGATGACGGCCTGCCCCGGCGAACCCTGGGACGGGTCCGTCACGGACGCCGAACGGGCCCCGCTGCGCACCGAGTTGGGCCGCCAGACGGCCCGGCTGCACCGGATCACCGGGCCCGGCTTCGGCTACCCCTCCGGCGCCCTCGGACCGCTCGCCCCCGACTGGCGGACCGCCTTCGGCATCATGGTCGAGGCGGTCCTGGACGACGTCCGCGACTACCGGGCCCGGCTGCCGCGTCCCGTCGAGACGGTGGCCCGCACGCTCAGGGCCGGTTTCCCCGCTCTCGACGAGGTCATCACACCCCGTCTGGTCCACTTCGACCTGTGGGACGGGAACATCCTCCTGGACCGCCCGGCAGGCGAGGAGCCCCGCATCGGCGGGCTCATCGACGGCGAGCGGATGTTCTGGGGCGATCCCCTCGCCGACTTCGTCTCCCTGGCGCTGCTGGCGGACATCGAGCAGGACACGGCGTTCCTCGCGGGCTACCGGGACGCCGGCGGCCGGACGGACTTCGACGCCTCGGCCCGTCTGCGCCTCGCCCTCTACCGGGCCTACCTCTACCTGATCATGCTCACCGAAGGAGTCCCGCGGGCCTTCGAGGCCGATCGTTGGCGATGGCTGGAGGAGGCGGTCGCCCCCGAACTCGTGGCCGCGCTGGACGAGATCGAGGATCTCGCCCCGCGGCTCGGGCCCGTCGGCCCTTGAATCCACCTCGGGCCCGGCGGCCCTTGAATCACTCCCTCCTTTCCTCATAGTGTGAATTAAGGGTTCGGGGAAGGGGTTCGGATGGCGGGGCGGAACGGGCGCACGGTACGCGACCTCAGACGGGCCAACCGCACGGCCGTGCTGCAACGGCTCTACTTCGACGGCCCCCTCAGCCGCTTCGAGCTCGGCCCGGTCACCGGGCTCAGCTCCGGCTCGATCAGCAACGTCGTCGCCGACCTGGTCGCCGACGGACTGCTGGAGGAGGCCGGCAGCGTCGAGTCCGACGGCGGGCGCCCGCGCACCCTGCTGCGCGTCGCCCCCGGCAGCGGACACATGATCGGCGTCGACGTCGGCGAGACCCGGGTGCGCATCGAGCTGTTCGACCTCACCCTCACCGAACTCGCCCGCACGGAACGCCCGTTGACCGACCGGGAATACGAGGTCGAGGTCATCGTCGGGCACATCCGCGACGGCATCGCCGAGGTGCTGGCGGAGGTCGGCCTCGCCCCCGAGCGGCTCCTCGGCGTCGGCATCGGCGTCCCCGGCATCGTCGAGTACACCCCGGAGCGCGGAGCCGTCGTGCACGGGCAGACCATCGGCTGGGACGCGGTCCCGCTGGAGGAACTGCTGCGGGCCGGGTCACCCCTCCCGGACGACGTCCGGTACTTCATCGACAACGGCGCCCAGACCCTCGGCCAGGCCGAGATGTGGTTCGGCGGCGGACGCGGCGCCCGCAACGCCGTCGTGGTCCTCTTCGGCTCCGGCGTCGGCGCCTGCCTGGTCACACCCGAGGTGGACCATGGCCGGGCGGTGGAGTGGGGGCACCTGACGGTACGGGTGCGGGGGCGCCGGTGCCGCTGCGGCGCCCTCGGCTGTCTGGAGGCGTACGCCGGTGCCGAGTCCCTGCTGCGACGCTGGCACGAGGAGGGCGGACGGCCCCCGCAGGGCGTCGACGAGGAGACCGCGCTGACCGCGATGATGGCGGCGGCCTACCCGGGCGAGTCAGGCACGGCCGACCCCGTCGCGCTGGCGGTCCTGGAGGAGACGGCCGAGTACCTGGGGGCCGGCCTGTCCGACCTGATCAACCTCTTCCAGCCCGAGCGCATCCTCATCGGCGGCTGGGCCGGGCTCCAGCTCGGCGCGCGGTTCCTGCCCGCCGTACGGCGCCACGCCATGTCGTACGCCCTGCGCCACCCGGCGCAGAAGGTGAGCGTCGACCTCGGCCGGCTCGGGCCCGACGCGGTGACCGTCGGCGCCGCCATCCTGCCGCTCGCCGACTTCTTCGGACGCGGCGGCCGACGCCTGGAGCCCGCGCCCGAGGGGCCCGCGCCCGCCTGGCGCACCGCACTGGAGGAGCGGGCACCGCACTGACGTTTCGCCGGACCCCGCGGAGGTACTCGCCGCACTTGGCTCACAGGTGAGCCTCGTACCAGGTGAAAGGAGCACGTCGTGGCCGCCCACCGCAGCGAAGGACCCGGCGAGAACGGTGCGCCCATCCCGCGCGATCTGCCGGACCAGCAGGCGCACGACGGCGAGGACCCCTGGGAGGTCGGTGACGGCCGGGCACAGGGCGACACCGTCGACAGCACCGAGGCCGCGGACACCACCGCCGCCGAACGCGCCGGGGACTCCGAGCCCGAGGGGACCGAGGACGCCGACGCGGACGTGCCCGACACGGACGAGTCCGGGACGGGCAGGCGGGGCGCACCGCGCTCGGGTGCGGTGCACGAGGAGCACCCGGTGCCGGACGAGCCGTCGGCGTGAGCGCCGACGGCCCTCCGCCGGCCGTCAGCCCACCTTGCGGCCCCTCATCGGCTCCGTCCGGGCCCCCGCACCCTGCTGCATGCCCTGGAGGAACTCCTCCAGCACCTCGGTCGCCGTGTGCTCCGGGCGCCAGCGCAGTTCCGCGCGGGCGCGGGTGCAGTCCATCAGGGGAAGCCTGAGGACCGCGTCGAAGAGGTGCGGGGAGGCGGGCAGCAGGTGCAGGCCCCAGGCGGCGGCGATCGCCGAACGGGCCGCCGCCCGCGGCAGACGCACCGGGCGGGCGCCGAGCATCTCACCCAGCAGCTCCGCGTCGACCGGCGGCTCGCCCGCCAGGTTGAAGGCACCGCGCACGTCCGAGTGCACCGCGAGCCGGTAGGCGTCGGCCGCGTCGTCGGTGTGCAGCGCCTGCACCCGCAGCCCCGGGATGTCGGGCAGGAACGGCAGCAGCTCCGGCCGCGCCAGCGGGCCCGGCAGGAAGCGGCCGCCGAAGATCCGGCGCTGCTCGCTCGCCGACTCCCGCTTGAAGAGGAAGGCCGGCCGCATCCGCACCACCCGCACGCCGGGACGGTCACGCTCGAACGTGTCCAGCGCACGCTCCAGATAGGCCTTCTCCCGGCAGTACGCCGCGTCCGGCCAGCCGTGCGTCGGCCACGACTCGTCCACCGCGTGCCCCTTGGGGCCGGGGGAGTACGCGCCGACGGACGACGCGTGCACCAGCGTCGGCACACCGGCGGCGGCCACCGCGTCGAACACCCGCATGGAACCGAGGACGTTCGTGCGCCAGGTGGTCGCCGGATCGTGCGTGGGCTGGAACGCCCAGGCCAGATGGACCACCGCGGCGGCCCCCTCGAACTCCTTGACGAGATCGGCCTGCTCGGACGCCAGATCGACGGCGGACCACTCGGTCTTCCGCGGCGACCAGTCGGGGATCCGGCGTGCCAGGCCGCGCACGGACTCGACCTCCGGGTCCTCGGAGAGAAGGCGCACCAGGCTGGTGCCCACGTTGCCGGTGGCGCCCGTGACGACGATCCTGCTGCCCGCTGAAGTGCTCACCGTCGGCTCCTTACGGCCGCTGGACCTGCGGAGGTGCCCGAGTACCCGGGTGCGGGAGGATCACTCCATGAGTGAGATCATCCTGATGTCCGACGCCCGCGTGGCCGCCGTCGCCGTCGAGGAGTGCGGCGAGCCGCTCGTGGACGTGAGCGGGTCCCTGCTCGTCGACGACCGCAAGTACAAGGACTCCCTCGGAGCGGAGACCCATCTCCGGCGGGGCGTCCTGGAACGGCTGCTGCGGGCGCAGTCCCTGCTCCCCGACGGGCTGCGGCTCCTGTTCGTCGAGGGGTACCGGCCGCCGGCCCTCCAGCGGCGGTACTTCGAGCGGTACGCCGACGAGTTGCGGGCCGCACATCCGCAGTGGGCCGCGGACCGTATCCGAACCGCGGCCAGCCGGTACGTGTCGCCGCCCGAGATAGCGCCGCACACGGCGGGGGCGGCCGTCGACCTGACGCTCGCCGACGCGGACGGGCGTGAACTCGATCTCGGTACGGCGATGAACGCCAGCCCCGAGGAGAGCGGCGGGGCCTGTTACACCGACGCGGCCGGGATCTCCGAGGAGGCCAGGGAGAACCGGGCGGTGCTGGGGCGGGCGCTGGGCGCGGCCGGGCTCGTCAACTACCCCACGGAGTGGTGGCATTGGTCGTACGGGGACCGGTACTGGGCGTTGGCCACCGGGGCCGCTGTCGCTCCGTACGGGCCGAAGGAGCTGGAGGCCCAGGAGGCCGGAGCCTAGCGATCAGGCCTTGTTCCAGCCGGGGATGGTCGGGAGGACCTGTTCGGCCACGCGGAGCAGGGCCTCGTCGTCGGGAGGCATGCCGTCCTCGCGGAAGACGGTGAGCTCGAAGGAGCCGCCGCGGTCCCGGGCGGTCTGGGCTATGACGAGGCTGCGGGCGGGGACGCCGGGGCCGCTCTCGGAATCGCCGCCGCCGAGGTTGAAGCGCAGGGCGATGGTCTGCGTCGTGTACAGGACCGCGGGGCGGCCCAGGACGGTTCGGGGCTCGGCGGTCCGACCCAGGTACTCACCCTCCTCGGCGACGGCGAGGCCGTCGTAGGTCGCCGAGAGCTTCACGGTGTAGGTCTCGAACGTGACCTCCCCCGAGGGGGTGGCGGTCTTGGTGCCGTCGCCGGAGGTGAAGTAGCTGTCGCTGCCGCCCGCGGTCTTCGCCTTCTCCGTCGGCGTCCCCAGCAGGGTCGCGAGGTCGGGCCGGTTCAGGGCCGTGCAGAGCTGGTCCCCGGAGACGTTGCCCGAGGGCCGGGACTCGGCGGTGCTCGCCGGTGAACAGGTGGCCGGCTCGTCGGCCGCCTGCGTCTCCCGGGGGTCGAGCCCCCACAGGGCCGCCCCGATGCCCCCGATCAGCACCACCGCCGTGATGGCCTGGGCCGCCGCGTTCGGTCTCTTCTCGGACACGGCGAAGTCGTCGCCCATCGTTCCCCACCCCCGGTGATCGCGCCCCCTGCGCCGGGGCAGCGTAACCGGTGATCGTTCGGTGGGGAAACGG
Proteins encoded in this region:
- a CDS encoding ROK family protein gives rise to the protein MAGRNGRTVRDLRRANRTAVLQRLYFDGPLSRFELGPVTGLSSGSISNVVADLVADGLLEEAGSVESDGGRPRTLLRVAPGSGHMIGVDVGETRVRIELFDLTLTELARTERPLTDREYEVEVIVGHIRDGIAEVLAEVGLAPERLLGVGIGVPGIVEYTPERGAVVHGQTIGWDAVPLEELLRAGSPLPDDVRYFIDNGAQTLGQAEMWFGGGRGARNAVVVLFGSGVGACLVTPEVDHGRAVEWGHLTVRVRGRRCRCGALGCLEAYAGAESLLRRWHEEGGRPPQGVDEETALTAMMAAAYPGESGTADPVALAVLEETAEYLGAGLSDLINLFQPERILIGGWAGLQLGARFLPAVRRHAMSYALRHPAQKVSVDLGRLGPDAVTVGAAILPLADFFGRGGRRLEPAPEGPAPAWRTALEERAPH
- a CDS encoding SDR family oxidoreductase, whose product is MSTSAGSRIVVTGATGNVGTSLVRLLSEDPEVESVRGLARRIPDWSPRKTEWSAVDLASEQADLVKEFEGAAAVVHLAWAFQPTHDPATTWRTNVLGSMRVFDAVAAAGVPTLVHASSVGAYSPGPKGHAVDESWPTHGWPDAAYCREKAYLERALDTFERDRPGVRVVRMRPAFLFKRESASEQRRIFGGRFLPGPLARPELLPFLPDIPGLRVQALHTDDAADAYRLAVHSDVRGAFNLAGEPPVDAELLGEMLGARPVRLPRAAARSAIAAAWGLHLLPASPHLFDAVLRLPLMDCTRARAELRWRPEHTATEVLEEFLQGMQQGAGARTEPMRGRKVG
- a CDS encoding M15 family metallopeptidase, whose translation is MSEIILMSDARVAAVAVEECGEPLVDVSGSLLVDDRKYKDSLGAETHLRRGVLERLLRAQSLLPDGLRLLFVEGYRPPALQRRYFERYADELRAAHPQWAADRIRTAASRYVSPPEIAPHTAGAAVDLTLADADGRELDLGTAMNASPEESGGACYTDAAGISEEARENRAVLGRALGAAGLVNYPTEWWHWSYGDRYWALATGAAVAPYGPKELEAQEAGA
- a CDS encoding DUF6215 domain-containing protein, whose product is MGDDFAVSEKRPNAAAQAITAVVLIGGIGAALWGLDPRETQAADEPATCSPASTAESRPSGNVSGDQLCTALNRPDLATLLGTPTEKAKTAGGSDSYFTSGDGTKTATPSGEVTFETYTVKLSATYDGLAVAEEGEYLGRTAEPRTVLGRPAVLYTTQTIALRFNLGGGDSESGPGVPARSLVIAQTARDRGGSFELTVFREDGMPPDDEALLRVAEQVLPTIPGWNKA